CATCATGGAATTCTATTTCATGGACGACAAGGCCATCGCCACCCTGGCCATCGACAGCGGACTCCTGCGCACCATCGTCGAGATGACCGACCGCCTGAAACACAGCCCCAACGACCTCATAGCCAGGGCTAACCTGGCTTGGAGCGCGACCTTGGCCTTGAACGGGATCAGTGGAGTCGGGCTGAAGGGTGGGGACTGGGCCTGCCACACGATCCAGCACGCCTGTTCCGTCTTGAACCCCAAAATAGCGCACGGCGAGGGTTTGGGCGTGATCTTCCCCGCCTGGATCGAATATGTGAGCGAAAAGGAGCCGGGCCGCTTCGCGCATTGGGCGAAACAGGTCTGGGGCGCGGACAGCGTTTCCCACGCCCTGCACAGGTTCCGGGACAAGATCGAGGATTGGGGGTCGGCTTCCAGCCTGCGCGATCTGGGGATCAGGGAAAGCGACCTGCCCGAACTGCGGGACATCATCATGAGTTCCCGCGGCGTGGGCAAGATCGTGCGTTTCACTGCCGATGAGATCGAGGCCCTGCTGATGCTGGCTTTTTAGGCCTGGGCCGCGAAATTCAGAACTGGCCTGGCTGCAAACTTCCCGCTTGACAAAAGTGCCCTCGCCCAAATCATAGCCGGATAAGATCATTTTGAAGGAAATTCCGAGGATGAACGACAAGCAGCAACTGAAAAGCAAGATCAAGAAACAGGACCACAAAGAGCCTGCCTACACCATCACGCCCCTGCCCCAGGGCAAAAAGTTCCGCCGCAAGAAACCCTGGCTGCAGGACTGGATCGAGGCGATCCTCTTCGCCTTCGTGGTGGCCATGATCATCCGCAACTACACCTTCCAAAACTTCATGATCCCCTCGCCCTCGATGGAAAAGACCCTGCTCACCGGCGACTACCTCGTCGCCAACAAACTCAAGTACTACTTTAACGATCCCAAACGCGAGGAGATCGTCACTTTCCGCTATCCCAAGATCGAAGAGGGCACACCCGAGCATCCTGACTACTCTTCCAACTTCATCCGGATCTTCCATCCCCTCTACATCAACAAATCGACCTCCTTTGGCAAGTTTCCCATCACCTTTTTCCATATCACCTATTACGCCCGCAAGAACGTGGTCAAGCGGGTGATCGGCATGCCGGGGGACGTCGTCGAGGTGCGGGACAAGATCGTCTACATCAATGGAGAGCGCTTTGAGCGGGGCTATGAATGCTACGACATTCCCCAGCCCTCGCCGCCGCAGGCACCGGTGCAGATCTTCCGGCATCGCTTCAAAGAGGGGCAGGACGACGGCATCATCTCCCACAGCGACTGGTACCGCGATTACGTCGTCGCGCCGGATACGACCGGTTCAGCCAGAAAGCTGTTCAACCGCGACTGGTTCGGCCCGATCCGCGTTCCGGAAGGCAAATATTTCGTGCTGGGCGACAACCGTGACGTGAGCGAAGACAGCCGCTACTGGGGATTCCTGGACCGCAGCGACATCACAGGCACGCCCTGGCTGATCTTTTTCTCCAAGGGTATCGAATACAACAAGCTGTTCGATACGCCCCACACCAGATGGAACAGGATCTTCCGCCTGGCCCGTTAGCCGTATACCTGCACATCCCCTTTTGCCTGTCCCGCTGCGGATATTGCAGCTTTTTCAGCGTTCCATTCA
The window above is part of the Candidatus Syntrophosphaera sp. genome. Proteins encoded here:
- the lepB gene encoding signal peptidase I produces the protein MNDKQQLKSKIKKQDHKEPAYTITPLPQGKKFRRKKPWLQDWIEAILFAFVVAMIIRNYTFQNFMIPSPSMEKTLLTGDYLVANKLKYYFNDPKREEIVTFRYPKIEEGTPEHPDYSSNFIRIFHPLYINKSTSFGKFPITFFHITYYARKNVVKRVIGMPGDVVEVRDKIVYINGERFERGYECYDIPQPSPPQAPVQIFRHRFKEGQDDGIISHSDWYRDYVVAPDTTGSARKLFNRDWFGPIRVPEGKYFVLGDNRDVSEDSRYWGFLDRSDITGTPWLIFFSKGIEYNKLFDTPHTRWNRIFRLAR